The following proteins come from a genomic window of Iamia sp. SCSIO 61187:
- the hrpB gene encoding ATP-dependent helicase HrpB, with amino-acid sequence MTTVAPTGLPVEEVVPGVRAALADAGVAVLRAPPGAGKTTVVPLRLLDEPWLAGRRIVVLEPRRLAARAAARRMADLLGEDVGRTAGYRTRDEDVTSRATRVEVVTEGILVRRLQRDPSLEGTGLVVFDEVHERSIHTDLALALALDARTALCPDLRLLAMSATIDTGRVAAALGADGDPAPVVASEGRAHPVDVRWVPPRDRERFDAHVARVVAAALRDDPGDVLVFLPGAADIRRAATALGGAGLGAGVDVRPLFGSLPRQDQDRALAPSPPGRRRVVLATDIAETSLTVAGVRIVVDAGRARVPRLDPRTGLTRLVTVTASKASADQRAGRAGRTEPGVAHRLWSRVEHAARPRFATPEIEQVDLAPLALELAVWAAADDELRFLDAPPPPALAEGRALLRSLGALDADGRVTERGRALADLPLHPRLARMVLAGAGAGRGWEACLLACLLEERDVLRGRPDEVPVDAAERLRLLADDRASHPRADRDAVRTVRRRATQVARRAGIRRQPGVDLTAAGPLLGLAYPDRIAQARSGRRYRLRNGIGAWVPDGDPLGDEPFLVIADLDTGRREAGRGDGRVRIAAALDEADVVELGGAEVERRSIVTWDDGRDDLRAVTERRLGALVLSRSEDRAEPGAATTTALLDRVRAAGLAVLGWTDGARALQARAVFAARVGDGWPDLSDDALVADLDTWLAPLLGGARGRRDLEGVDVLAALRARLGHPWLGRLDAVAPRAVRLGSGQEVAVAYDAGGTEPAIHVRAQDLFGTTVHPTVAEGRVPVVVHVLSPAGRPVQVTADLPGFWAGSWAEVRREMAGRYPKHPWPADPASATPPPPRRRSTR; translated from the coding sequence GTGACGACCGTGGCGCCCACCGGGCTCCCGGTCGAGGAGGTCGTCCCCGGTGTGCGGGCGGCGCTGGCCGACGCGGGCGTCGCGGTCCTGCGCGCCCCTCCCGGGGCCGGCAAGACGACCGTGGTGCCGCTCCGGCTCCTGGACGAGCCGTGGCTCGCCGGCCGCCGGATCGTCGTGCTCGAGCCCCGGCGGCTCGCGGCCCGGGCCGCGGCGCGCCGCATGGCGGACCTGCTCGGCGAGGACGTCGGGCGCACCGCCGGGTACCGGACCCGCGACGAGGACGTGACCTCCCGGGCGACGCGGGTCGAGGTGGTGACCGAGGGGATCCTCGTCCGCCGCCTCCAGCGGGACCCGTCGCTCGAGGGGACCGGTCTCGTGGTCTTCGACGAGGTCCACGAGCGCAGCATCCACACCGACCTGGCCCTCGCCCTGGCCCTCGACGCCCGCACCGCCCTCTGCCCGGACCTGCGGCTGCTGGCCATGTCGGCCACGATCGACACCGGCCGGGTGGCCGCCGCCCTCGGCGCCGACGGCGACCCGGCGCCGGTGGTCGCCAGCGAGGGCCGGGCCCACCCGGTCGACGTGCGGTGGGTGCCACCACGCGACCGCGAGCGCTTCGACGCCCACGTGGCCCGGGTGGTGGCGGCGGCGCTGCGCGACGATCCCGGCGACGTGCTCGTGTTCCTCCCCGGCGCGGCCGACATCCGCCGGGCGGCGACCGCCCTGGGCGGCGCCGGGCTCGGGGCGGGCGTCGACGTGCGGCCGCTGTTCGGGTCCCTGCCGCGCCAGGACCAGGATCGGGCCCTCGCCCCGTCCCCGCCCGGCCGCCGCCGGGTGGTGCTGGCCACCGACATCGCCGAGACCAGCCTCACCGTCGCCGGGGTGCGGATCGTCGTCGACGCCGGGCGGGCGCGGGTGCCCCGCCTCGACCCGCGCACAGGGCTCACCCGGCTCGTCACGGTGACGGCCTCGAAGGCCTCGGCCGACCAGCGCGCCGGTCGGGCCGGGCGCACCGAGCCGGGCGTGGCCCACCGGCTCTGGTCCCGGGTCGAGCACGCCGCCCGCCCGCGGTTCGCCACCCCCGAGATCGAGCAGGTCGACCTGGCCCCCCTCGCCCTCGAGCTGGCGGTGTGGGCGGCGGCCGACGACGAGCTGCGGTTCCTCGACGCCCCGCCTCCGCCGGCCCTGGCCGAGGGGCGCGCCCTCCTCCGCTCCCTGGGTGCGCTCGACGCCGACGGCCGGGTGACCGAGCGCGGGCGGGCCCTCGCCGACCTGCCCCTGCACCCCCGGCTGGCCCGGATGGTCCTCGCCGGGGCCGGCGCCGGGCGGGGCTGGGAGGCGTGCCTGCTGGCCTGCCTGCTCGAGGAGCGCGACGTCCTGCGGGGCCGGCCCGACGAGGTGCCCGTCGACGCCGCCGAGCGGCTGCGCCTGCTGGCCGACGACCGGGCGTCGCACCCCCGGGCCGACCGCGACGCGGTCCGGACCGTGCGCCGCCGCGCCACCCAGGTCGCCCGCCGGGCCGGGATCCGCCGTCAGCCCGGCGTCGACCTGACCGCAGCCGGACCCCTGCTCGGCCTCGCCTACCCCGACCGCATCGCCCAGGCCCGCAGCGGCCGGCGCTACCGGCTCCGCAACGGCATCGGGGCCTGGGTGCCCGACGGCGACCCCCTCGGCGACGAGCCCTTCCTGGTCATCGCCGACCTGGACACCGGCCGGCGGGAGGCCGGTCGCGGTGACGGCCGGGTCCGCATCGCCGCCGCCCTCGACGAGGCCGACGTCGTGGAGCTGGGCGGGGCCGAGGTCGAGCGGCGGTCGATCGTCACCTGGGACGACGGGCGCGACGACCTGCGCGCCGTGACCGAGCGCCGCCTCGGCGCCCTCGTCCTGTCCCGGTCCGAGGATCGGGCCGAGCCCGGGGCGGCGACCACGACGGCCCTGCTCGACCGGGTCCGGGCCGCCGGGCTCGCCGTGCTCGGGTGGACCGACGGGGCCCGCGCCCTCCAGGCCCGGGCCGTGTTCGCGGCCCGGGTGGGCGACGGCTGGCCCGACCTGTCCGACGACGCCCTCGTCGCCGATCTCGACACCTGGCTGGCCCCGCTGCTCGGCGGCGCCCGGGGGCGCCGGGACCTCGAGGGCGTCGACGTGCTCGCCGCCCTGCGGGCCCGGCTGGGCCACCCGTGGCTGGGCCGGCTCGACGCCGTCGCCCCCCGGGCGGTCCGGCTGGGGTCGGGGCAGGAGGTCGCCGTCGCCTACGACGCCGGCGGCACGGAGCCGGCGATCCACGTCCGGGCCCAGGACCTCTTCGGCACGACCGTGCACCCGACGGTGGCCGAGGGCCGGGTGCCCGTCGTCGTCCACGTGCTCTCGCCCGCCGGCCGGCCCGTCCAGGTCACCGCCGACCTGCCCGGCTTCTGGGCCGGATCCTGGGCCGAGGTCCGCCGGGAGATGGCCGGCCGCTACCCCAAGCACCCCTGGCCGGCCGACCCCGCCTCGGCGACCCCGCCGCCGCCCCGGCGCCGGTCGACCCGTTGA
- a CDS encoding disulfide bond formation protein B produces the protein MSTGDVTSILAVLATVGAVAGIGGAVASVLPGIGPRLRAAVAGQGVPLAWLVAVVATAGSLHLSEGASFVPCRLCWFQRIAMYPLVIVLGVGWVRREAGARLTGAVLAGLGLLVNLWHVAIELRPSLEGSSCDPATPCSFRWIEVYGFWTIPRMATVAFGLVLLALALDGPLRPRPSQEVSAP, from the coding sequence GTGAGCACCGGCGACGTCACCTCGATCCTCGCCGTGCTGGCCACCGTCGGCGCCGTGGCCGGGATCGGCGGGGCCGTGGCGTCGGTCCTGCCCGGGATCGGTCCCCGGCTGCGGGCCGCCGTCGCCGGCCAGGGCGTGCCCCTCGCCTGGCTGGTCGCCGTCGTCGCCACCGCCGGCAGCCTGCACCTCTCGGAGGGCGCGAGCTTCGTGCCGTGCCGGCTCTGCTGGTTCCAGCGCATCGCCATGTACCCGCTCGTGATCGTGCTCGGCGTGGGGTGGGTGCGCCGCGAGGCGGGGGCCCGGCTCACCGGGGCGGTGCTGGCCGGGCTCGGCCTCCTCGTCAACCTCTGGCACGTGGCCATCGAGCTGCGGCCGAGCCTCGAGGGCAGCTCCTGCGACCCGGCGACGCCGTGCTCGTTCCGGTGGATCGAGGTGTACGGCTTCTGGACCATCCCCCGCATGGCCACCGTCGCCTTCGGCCTCGTCCTCCTCGCCCTGGCCCTCGACGGGCCCCTTCGTCCGCGTCCCTCCCAGGAGGTCTCCGCCCCATGA
- a CDS encoding TlpA disulfide reductase family protein: protein MSHKPPKGRPLAGASRIESARTGPQIPLFAVAVGVLVLVLVAAGIVIAVGGGDDGSDGGTLAPGDQAFGPVTATGNPLPEYDDQAAEDPAVGLPAPELVGETPSGEPITIDPSEGPMVVVFLAHWCPHCQAEVPRIVELADDQAEIAGVPFVAVLTGSDPNVENFPPGEWLAREGWPAGAMVDTEPEPGQVPVALSAYGLSGYPFLVGIDAEGNVAARSSGELGEDGLQDFFAQLAPPG, encoded by the coding sequence ATGAGCCACAAGCCCCCCAAGGGCCGCCCCCTCGCCGGCGCCAGCCGCATCGAGTCCGCCCGCACCGGCCCGCAGATCCCGCTCTTCGCGGTCGCCGTGGGCGTCTTGGTCCTCGTGCTCGTCGCCGCCGGGATCGTCATCGCCGTCGGTGGCGGCGACGACGGCTCGGACGGGGGCACCCTCGCCCCCGGCGACCAGGCGTTCGGCCCCGTCACCGCCACCGGGAACCCCCTCCCCGAGTACGACGACCAGGCCGCTGAGGACCCCGCCGTCGGCCTGCCCGCCCCCGAGCTGGTGGGGGAGACGCCCTCGGGCGAGCCCATCACCATCGACCCGTCCGAGGGCCCCATGGTCGTCGTCTTCCTGGCCCACTGGTGCCCGCACTGCCAGGCCGAGGTGCCCCGCATCGTCGAGCTGGCCGACGACCAGGCGGAGATCGCCGGCGTGCCGTTCGTCGCCGTCCTGACCGGCAGCGACCCCAACGTCGAGAACTTCCCGCCCGGCGAGTGGCTGGCCCGCGAGGGCTGGCCCGCCGGCGCCATGGTCGACACCGAGCCCGAGCCGGGCCAGGTGCCGGTCGCCCTGTCGGCCTACGGGCTCTCGGGGTACCCGTTCCTGGTCGGCATCGACGCCGAGGGCAACGTGGCCGCCCGCTCGTCGGGCGAGCTGGGCGAGGACGGCTTGCAGGACTTCTTCGCCCAGCTGGCGCCCCCCGGCTGA
- a CDS encoding RNA polymerase subunit sigma-70, translating to MSDPGGPDPVVAAALAGDDQAFAAVAQRHHRELHVHCYRMLASYEEAEDAVQEALLRAWSHRARIAAGGGNLRAWLYRVCTNVCLDQIRRRRRRPITGTAAEVAWLQPYPDALLDEAAAADDGPDATVIDRETIELTFLVALQALPPRQRAALIARDVLGWSAVETAEALETTVAAANSAVQRARATLQQRLPERRADWSAPEVGAAERDLLARFVRANDEGDAALALACATEDIRITMPPAPAVFTGLDDLRTLLERAFGPEREGDWRALPTRANRLPAAGSYLRRPGDTRFRAFKLDVIRVEGERIAEITTFGWSHFARFGLPPELPGV from the coding sequence GTGAGCGACCCCGGCGGACCGGACCCGGTCGTCGCCGCCGCCCTCGCCGGCGACGACCAGGCGTTCGCGGCGGTGGCCCAGCGCCACCACCGCGAGCTCCACGTCCACTGCTACCGGATGCTCGCGTCCTACGAGGAGGCCGAGGACGCCGTCCAGGAGGCGCTGCTGCGGGCCTGGAGCCACCGGGCGCGGATCGCCGCCGGAGGGGGCAACCTGCGGGCCTGGCTCTACCGGGTGTGCACCAACGTGTGCCTCGACCAGATCCGGCGCCGGAGGCGCCGGCCCATCACCGGGACCGCCGCCGAGGTGGCCTGGCTCCAGCCCTACCCGGACGCCCTGCTCGACGAGGCCGCCGCCGCCGACGACGGACCGGACGCCACGGTGATCGATCGGGAGACCATCGAGCTCACGTTTCTGGTCGCCCTCCAGGCCCTGCCGCCCCGGCAGCGCGCCGCGCTCATCGCCCGCGACGTCCTCGGGTGGAGCGCGGTCGAGACGGCCGAGGCCCTCGAGACGACGGTGGCCGCGGCCAACAGCGCCGTGCAGCGGGCCCGGGCCACGCTCCAGCAGCGGCTGCCCGAGCGGCGGGCCGACTGGTCGGCCCCCGAGGTCGGCGCGGCCGAGCGGGACCTGCTGGCCCGGTTCGTCCGGGCCAACGACGAGGGTGACGCCGCCCTCGCCCTGGCCTGCGCGACCGAGGACATCCGCATCACCATGCCGCCCGCCCCTGCGGTCTTCACCGGTCTCGACGACCTGCGCACCCTCCTCGAGCGGGCCTTCGGGCCCGAGCGCGAGGGCGACTGGCGGGCCCTGCCGACCCGGGCCAACCGCCTCCCGGCCGCCGGCAGCTACCTGCGCCGCCCGGGCGACACCCGCTTCCGCGCCTTCAAGCTCGACGTGATCCGGGTCGAGGGCGAGCGCATCGCCGAGATCACCACGTTCGGGTGGTCCCACTTCGCCCGGTTCGGCCTCCCCCCGGAGCTCCCCGGGGTCTGA
- a CDS encoding VOC family protein: protein MDMQLELVIIPVTDIDRSKAFYEQVGFTCDTDHRAGDFRIVQLTPPGSACSVGFGTGITTAEPGSAQGLHLVVTEIEAAVADLRGRGVEVGDPFHFGAEGRADGVDPRRQDYATFAELSDPDGNVWLLQEIASRAAS, encoded by the coding sequence ATGGACATGCAGCTCGAGCTGGTCATCATCCCCGTGACCGACATCGACCGGAGCAAGGCGTTCTACGAGCAGGTGGGGTTCACCTGCGACACCGACCACCGGGCCGGCGACTTCCGCATCGTCCAGCTGACGCCCCCGGGCTCGGCCTGCTCGGTCGGGTTCGGCACCGGGATCACCACGGCCGAGCCGGGCTCGGCCCAGGGCCTCCACCTCGTCGTCACCGAGATCGAGGCGGCGGTGGCCGACCTGCGGGGCCGGGGCGTCGAGGTCGGCGACCCGTTCCACTTCGGCGCCGAGGGTCGGGCCGACGGCGTCGACCCCCGGCGCCAGGACTACGCCACCTTCGCCGAGCTGTCCGACCCCGACGGCAACGTCTGGCTGCTCCAGGAGATCGCCAGCCGGGCGGCGTCGTGA
- a CDS encoding TIGR03621 family F420-dependent LLM class oxidoreductase, giving the protein MPETAVPLPDPKPFRFGVQCSSPPEMDKASWTALARRLEGIGAYRMTVSDHLDDQLAPIAALMAAADATTTLRVGALVFCNDFRHPAVLAKEAATLDILSEGRFELGLGAGWMTTDYEHAGIALDPAPVRVDRLEEAVQVVRGLFSEGPCTFHGEHYRIDGLSGSPKPSSDLPIVIGGGGRRVLEVAGRHADVVGLNPKLAKGVIDAAAGPSATEAATIQKLRWIHAAAGDRYAGLELQTRIHVVVVTDDRQGTAEALAPAFGIPAEESLRSPHALCGTVEQIVDDLVERRETLGISGIGLSLADLDAMEPVIERLAGA; this is encoded by the coding sequence GTGCCCGAGACCGCCGTGCCGCTGCCCGACCCCAAGCCCTTCCGGTTCGGGGTGCAGTGCTCCTCGCCGCCCGAGATGGACAAGGCGTCGTGGACGGCCCTGGCCCGCCGGCTCGAGGGCATCGGGGCCTACCGGATGACGGTCTCGGACCACCTCGACGACCAGCTGGCGCCCATCGCCGCCCTCATGGCCGCGGCCGACGCCACCACCACGCTCCGGGTCGGCGCCCTCGTCTTCTGCAACGACTTCCGCCACCCGGCGGTGCTGGCCAAGGAGGCGGCGACGCTCGACATCCTCTCCGAGGGGCGCTTCGAGCTGGGGCTGGGCGCCGGGTGGATGACGACGGACTACGAGCACGCCGGCATCGCCCTGGACCCGGCCCCGGTGCGGGTGGACCGCCTGGAGGAGGCGGTCCAGGTCGTCCGCGGCCTCTTCTCCGAGGGCCCGTGCACCTTCCACGGCGAGCACTACCGGATCGACGGCCTGTCCGGCAGCCCCAAGCCGTCGTCGGACCTCCCCATCGTCATCGGCGGAGGGGGGAGGAGGGTGCTGGAGGTGGCCGGTCGCCACGCCGACGTGGTCGGGCTCAACCCGAAGCTGGCCAAGGGCGTGATCGACGCCGCCGCCGGCCCCAGCGCCACCGAGGCGGCGACGATCCAGAAGCTGCGCTGGATCCACGCCGCCGCCGGGGACCGCTACGCCGGCCTCGAGCTGCAGACCCGGATCCACGTCGTCGTCGTCACCGACGACCGCCAGGGGACGGCCGAGGCGCTCGCCCCCGCCTTCGGCATCCCGGCCGAGGAGTCGCTGCGCTCCCCCCACGCCCTGTGCGGCACGGTCGAGCAGATCGTCGACGACCTGGTCGAGCGGCGCGAGACGCTCGGCATCAGCGGCATCGGGCTGTCGCTGGCCGACCTCGACGCCATGGAGCCCGTGATCGAGCGCCTCGCCGGCGCGTAG
- a CDS encoding MarR family winged helix-turn-helix transcriptional regulator, with amino-acid sequence MSEPGAELPLLLLAGFRALIDDLHAQLSAEGHPDVRPTHGFALQAIGRGATSPGTLADALGVTKQAAARTVARLEQLGYVDRTADDRDGRRQVIVLTPAGHDCLVRSGRILGELRDRWIAEVGERRIAGLERTLGALLGPDGGAVRFDVPGWFAGS; translated from the coding sequence GTGAGCGAGCCCGGAGCCGAGCTGCCCCTCCTCCTGCTGGCCGGCTTCCGGGCCCTGATCGACGACCTCCACGCCCAGCTGTCCGCCGAGGGCCACCCCGACGTCCGCCCCACGCACGGGTTCGCCCTCCAGGCCATCGGTCGCGGGGCGACGAGCCCGGGCACGCTGGCCGACGCCCTCGGCGTGACCAAGCAGGCCGCCGCCCGCACCGTCGCCCGGCTCGAGCAGCTGGGCTACGTCGACCGCACCGCCGACGACCGCGACGGGCGGCGCCAGGTGATCGTCCTGACCCCCGCCGGGCACGATTGCCTCGTCCGGTCGGGGCGGATCCTCGGCGAGCTGCGGGACCGCTGGATCGCCGAGGTGGGCGAGCGGCGGATCGCCGGTCTGGAACGGACCCTGGGTGCCCTCCTCGGCCCCGACGGCGGAGCGGTGCGGTTCGACGTCCCCGGCTGGTTCGCCGGGTCGTAG
- a CDS encoding cupin domain-containing protein gives MAVIPAGERRVTTTPNATMTTCCSPEQGAAGITLWLTAMAPGAQGPWHRLDGEQVLTVLAGAVSLEHAGTTVRLLPGDTAVIPAHDERRLTADAEGGTEMACAATRPLRAHDGEGTDRGIPDWMR, from the coding sequence GTGGCCGTCATCCCTGCCGGCGAGCGCCGGGTCACCACCACCCCCAACGCCACCATGACCACGTGCTGCAGCCCGGAGCAGGGCGCCGCCGGGATCACCCTCTGGCTCACGGCCATGGCTCCCGGCGCCCAGGGCCCGTGGCACCGCCTCGACGGCGAGCAGGTCCTGACCGTCCTGGCCGGCGCCGTGAGCCTCGAGCACGCTGGCACGACCGTCCGGCTCCTGCCGGGCGACACCGCCGTGATCCCCGCCCACGACGAGCGCCGCCTGACCGCCGACGCCGAGGGCGGGACCGAGATGGCCTGCGCCGCCACCCGCCCGCTCCGGGCCCACGACGGCGAGGGCACCGACCGCGGCATCCCGGACTGGATGCGCTGA